A window of the Desulfomonilaceae bacterium genome harbors these coding sequences:
- a CDS encoding DUF4032 domain-containing protein, with protein MDIVANIPAPDECASKIFNYSGQKYEQEIASELWLKILQHKWFLSEKLGRDAGIKVACLDYIENVEVIYAKQIDEDRVSTLRELGAQLVDRSIWDTISESQPPKQIIEKRVILPLTEVNLAEKHGVTPPKTIIFFGPPGTGKTHFVKAIAGVLNWWFVEASPSDLMSDGQDRLGKNLKNLMEKAGRMEDAVIFIDEFEEIAGTRDQASRIDKSITNEFLKQVPLFKRQPGKRLLVCATNYIRELDGALLRPGRFDLIIPVGGLDMEGQRTIFEHYLSKTNSGEVDIDKLVSLMPLFTPADIEYLFQKVTQKAFERELKTGSDYRLNTEIFLEVLLEVKPSLTEEIAAEFQRDCRDFTRH; from the coding sequence ATGGACATAGTGGCGAATATTCCAGCGCCGGACGAGTGCGCATCAAAGATATTTAATTACAGTGGACAGAAGTATGAGCAGGAAATAGCGTCGGAACTTTGGCTTAAAATCTTACAGCACAAATGGTTCCTGTCCGAAAAACTGGGCAGGGACGCAGGCATAAAAGTGGCCTGTCTGGACTACATCGAAAACGTTGAGGTCATATACGCAAAACAGATAGATGAAGATCGGGTCAGTACCCTGAGAGAGCTGGGCGCTCAACTGGTGGATAGATCGATATGGGACACCATTTCAGAATCGCAACCTCCAAAGCAAATCATAGAGAAGAGGGTCATCCTCCCGCTCACTGAAGTGAATCTTGCTGAAAAACATGGGGTTACACCGCCAAAGACCATAATCTTCTTTGGCCCGCCCGGAACCGGAAAGACGCATTTCGTCAAAGCGATAGCCGGCGTTCTTAACTGGTGGTTTGTCGAGGCGAGTCCAAGCGATTTGATGTCAGACGGACAGGACCGCCTGGGCAAAAATCTGAAAAACTTGATGGAAAAGGCCGGTCGGATGGAAGACGCTGTGATATTCATTGATGAATTTGAAGAAATTGCGGGAACCCGCGATCAGGCGTCACGAATCGACAAATCAATAACAAATGAATTCCTTAAGCAGGTGCCGTTATTCAAGAGACAGCCTGGAAAGCGATTGCTCGTTTGCGCGACAAATTATATCCGCGAACTTGATGGAGCATTGTTGAGGCCGGGCCGGTTTGATCTGATCATACCCGTGGGTGGGTTGGACATGGAGGGACAGAGAACCATATTCGAGCATTACCTGTCCAAAACGAACTCAGGTGAAGTCGATATTGACAAGCTCGTCTCCTTGATGCCGCTATTTACCCCTGCGGATATAGAATATTTGTTCCAGAAAGTCACTCAAAAGGCTTTTGAAAGGGAACTTAAGACCGGTTCGGACTATCGTTTGAATACGGAAATTTTTCTGGAGGTCTTACTCGAAGTGAAGCCATCTCTGACAGAAGAGATTGCGGCGGAGTTCCAACGAGACTGCAGGGATTTTACCAGGCATTAG
- a CDS encoding diguanylate cyclase, with protein sequence MNSLLDSANKRTRYSVLVVDDDPEVGQFMLSCVERLGHDVDWSSHPYDALERVATKKYDLVVTDLKMPAMDGLTLLKRIKALNDDTEVIVITGYGSVENALDCINGGAVDYLIKPFSVEQIQVALIKTIRHIELKSLAKERERYLEMSYEDALTGVYNRRFFDEALKLEIIKASRQQAPFCLLMIDVDHFKEFNDSFGHQMGDEALVKIAQAFKSACRGYDIVTRYGGEEFAIIFPGAGKEMAETLCDRLMNEISTMARGLPRTAESGPLTVSIGVACFPNDAKSARQLIERSDIALYEAKRTGRKKYKIYGMF encoded by the coding sequence TTGAATAGCTTGCTCGATTCAGCCAACAAGAGAACCAGGTATTCCGTACTAGTAGTAGATGATGATCCTGAAGTGGGGCAGTTCATGTTGAGTTGCGTCGAACGATTGGGTCATGATGTCGACTGGAGTAGCCATCCGTATGACGCCCTCGAACGAGTGGCCACCAAGAAATATGATCTGGTGGTCACAGATCTGAAGATGCCGGCCATGGACGGCCTCACTCTCCTTAAGCGCATTAAAGCGTTAAATGATGACACGGAAGTCATCGTGATCACCGGTTACGGGTCGGTGGAAAACGCTCTGGATTGCATAAACGGAGGGGCCGTTGACTATTTAATCAAGCCGTTTAGCGTGGAACAAATCCAGGTGGCCTTAATCAAGACGATAAGGCACATTGAACTGAAATCCCTGGCCAAAGAACGGGAACGTTATCTGGAGATGTCCTATGAAGACGCCTTGACCGGTGTTTACAACCGCAGGTTCTTTGATGAGGCGTTGAAACTCGAAATCATAAAGGCTTCAAGACAGCAGGCCCCATTTTGTCTCCTGATGATAGACGTGGATCATTTCAAGGAATTTAATGATTCATTTGGGCATCAGATGGGAGACGAGGCGCTGGTAAAAATTGCCCAGGCATTCAAGTCAGCGTGCAGAGGATATGACATAGTCACTAGATATGGCGGGGAAGAGTTTGCAATAATCTTCCCCGGCGCCGGCAAAGAAATGGCGGAGACTCTGTGTGACAGGCTTATGAATGAAATATCGACCATGGCTCGAGGATTACCCAGAACGGCCGAGTCGGGACCTCTTACTGTATCCATAGGCGTGGCGTGCTTTCCTAATGACGCAAAATCCGCCAGACAATTGATCGAACGCTCGGACATCGCTCTCTATGAAGCTAAACGAACAGGGAGGAAAAAATATAAAATTTACGGTATGTTTTGA